Proteins co-encoded in one Setaria viridis chromosome 9, Setaria_viridis_v4.0, whole genome shotgun sequence genomic window:
- the LOC117837679 gene encoding 4-hydroxyphenylacetaldehyde oxime monooxygenase isoform X1, translating to MFLFYESHSTNADAHIIIFLAFIWSKRNSSHAFACPGMHASIMETASPCHLLYVSSPSPRPRSCNKKLLLHQRLPPPPAARSTAEAACPGKPASDHGRAAPPYRSLRELARRHGPVMQLRLGTVPTVVVSSAEAAREVLKTHDAACCSRPDTPGARRLSYGHKDVAFAPYSDCWHEMRKLFVVELLSMRRVQVDKLIGRLSSSGGKQVFLEDHIFGLMDGVIGTVAFGNIYGTEQFAHTKHFHDVVDEAMGV from the exons ATGTTTCTTTTTTACGAATCGCACAGTACAAATGCAGATGCTCACATTATAATATTTTTGGCTTTCATTTGGAGTAAAAGAAACAGTAGCCATGCCTTTGCCTGTCCTGGAATGCATGCCTCAATAATGGAAACTGCATCTCCCTGCCATCTTCTTTACGTTTCTTCTCCGTCTCCTCGGCCTCGCTCTTGCAACAAGAAGCTTCTTCTCCACCAAAGGCTGCCGCCTCCACCTGCCGCCCGGTCCACTGCTGAGGCTGCCTGTCCTGGGAAACCTGCATCAGATCATGGGCGCGCTGCCCCACCGTACCGGAGCCTCCGCGAGCTGGCGCGTCGCCACGGGCCGGTGATGCAGCTGCGGCTGGGCACGGTGCCGACGGTGGTGGTGtcgtcggcggaggcggcgagggaggtgcTGAAGACGCACGACGCCGCGTGCTGCAGCCGGCCGGACACGCCGGGGGCGCGGCGGTTGTCGTACGGCCACAAGGACGTGGCGTTCGCGCCCTACAGCGACTGTTGGCACGAGATGCGCAAGCTCTTCGTCGTCGAGCTGCTCAGTATGCGCCGCGTCCAG GTGGACAAACTCATCGGTAGATTGAGCAGCTCCGGAGGGAAACAAGTGTTCCTGGAGGACCACATCTTCGGTCTCATGGACGGCGTCATTGGTACGGTGGCGTTCGGGAATATCTACGGCACGGAGCAGTTCGCGCACACGAAGCACTTCCATGATGTAGTCGACGAGGCCATGGGGGTGTAG
- the LOC117837679 gene encoding 4-hydroxyphenylacetaldehyde oxime monooxygenase isoform X2 yields MHASIMETASPCHLLYVSSPSPRPRSCNKKLLLHQRLPPPPAARSTAEAACPGKPASDHGRAAPPYRSLRELARRHGPVMQLRLGTVPTVVVSSAEAAREVLKTHDAACCSRPDTPGARRLSYGHKDVAFAPYSDCWHEMRKLFVVELLSMRRVQVDKLIGRLSSSGGKQVFLEDHIFGLMDGVIGTVAFGNIYGTEQFAHTKHFHDVVDEAMGV; encoded by the exons ATGCATGCCTCAATAATGGAAACTGCATCTCCCTGCCATCTTCTTTACGTTTCTTCTCCGTCTCCTCGGCCTCGCTCTTGCAACAAGAAGCTTCTTCTCCACCAAAGGCTGCCGCCTCCACCTGCCGCCCGGTCCACTGCTGAGGCTGCCTGTCCTGGGAAACCTGCATCAGATCATGGGCGCGCTGCCCCACCGTACCGGAGCCTCCGCGAGCTGGCGCGTCGCCACGGGCCGGTGATGCAGCTGCGGCTGGGCACGGTGCCGACGGTGGTGGTGtcgtcggcggaggcggcgagggaggtgcTGAAGACGCACGACGCCGCGTGCTGCAGCCGGCCGGACACGCCGGGGGCGCGGCGGTTGTCGTACGGCCACAAGGACGTGGCGTTCGCGCCCTACAGCGACTGTTGGCACGAGATGCGCAAGCTCTTCGTCGTCGAGCTGCTCAGTATGCGCCGCGTCCAG GTGGACAAACTCATCGGTAGATTGAGCAGCTCCGGAGGGAAACAAGTGTTCCTGGAGGACCACATCTTCGGTCTCATGGACGGCGTCATTGGTACGGTGGCGTTCGGGAATATCTACGGCACGGAGCAGTTCGCGCACACGAAGCACTTCCATGATGTAGTCGACGAGGCCATGGGGGTGTAG